A single Anatilimnocola floriformis DNA region contains:
- a CDS encoding response regulator — MSALAHEPAVILIIDNDPIMLTGIAAVLNMTGYECHCARDGAAATKAVQTLALDLIICDVDLGPHSGLDLCSQLRQLPGVEDVPMMFISSSQQPDIVRRSHAADGSYYLRKPFDPEVLIELVSKALWMPHLVQTRVAGIPEAFKTEMPWVKEEKVPPVPVIPKSNLRHALSGIRIPQA; from the coding sequence ATGTCTGCCTTGGCTCATGAACCGGCCGTGATTTTGATTATCGACAATGACCCGATCATGCTGACGGGCATTGCTGCCGTCCTCAACATGACGGGCTACGAGTGCCACTGTGCTCGTGACGGAGCCGCGGCGACGAAGGCCGTGCAAACGCTGGCTCTCGACCTGATCATTTGCGATGTCGATCTGGGACCGCACAGCGGCCTCGATCTCTGCAGCCAACTGCGGCAACTGCCGGGCGTCGAAGACGTGCCGATGATGTTCATCTCGTCGTCGCAGCAGCCCGATATCGTTCGCCGTTCGCACGCGGCTGACGGTTCGTATTATCTTCGCAAGCCGTTCGATCCCGAAGTGCTGATCGAACTCGTCAGCAAAGCCCTCTGGATGCCGCACCTCGTGCAAACTCGCGTGGCCGGCATTCCCGAAGCGTTCAAAACCGAAATGCCGTGGGTCAAGGAAGAAAAGGTCCCGCCGGTGCCGGTCATTCCGAAGTCGAACCTGCGACATGCTCTCAGCGGCATTCGGATTCCGCAGGCATAA
- the rplC gene encoding 50S ribosomal protein L3, whose amino-acid sequence MTKGILGRKVGMTQIFDESGACLPVTVVLAGPCRVLQVRTADKDGYEAVQLGFLDKPRRLASRSESGHVADISSRRSAKLKAAGVAVPAKANCEPQRFVRELRGAAAGLAVGATVDVSAMEGVKTVDVTGNTKGRGFTGAMKRWNFAGQRATHGVKKVHRHMGGTGALAANRGGGRMKKGKHMPGRYGNERVTIRNMRLVKVDKEKNLLLIYGAVPGPPGQMLVIRESNYKS is encoded by the coding sequence ATGACCAAGGGAATACTCGGCCGTAAGGTCGGGATGACGCAAATATTTGATGAGTCCGGGGCCTGCTTGCCCGTGACTGTCGTTCTGGCTGGCCCTTGCCGCGTACTGCAGGTCCGTACTGCCGATAAGGATGGCTACGAAGCCGTTCAGCTCGGCTTCTTGGATAAGCCTCGCCGTTTGGCTTCTCGCTCGGAATCGGGCCACGTTGCCGATATCTCTAGCCGTCGCTCGGCCAAGCTCAAGGCTGCTGGCGTTGCTGTTCCTGCGAAGGCCAATTGCGAGCCGCAGCGGTTTGTTCGCGAGCTCCGCGGTGCCGCCGCTGGTCTGGCTGTTGGTGCAACGGTCGATGTCTCGGCCATGGAAGGTGTGAAGACGGTCGATGTGACCGGCAATACCAAGGGCCGCGGCTTCACGGGTGCGATGAAGCGTTGGAATTTCGCTGGTCAGCGTGCCACGCACGGTGTGAAGAAGGTGCACCGTCACATGGGTGGTACCGGTGCTCTCGCCGCGAACCGCGGTGGTGGTCGTATGAAGAAGGGCAAGCATATGCCCGGTCGCTACGGCAATGAGCGAGTGACGATCCGCAACATGCGGCTCGTGAAAGTGGATAAGGAAAAGAACCTGCTGCTGATCTATGGTGCTGTGCCTGGTCCGCCGGGGCAGATGCTCGTGATTCGCGAATCGAATTACAAGAGCTAG
- a CDS encoding PilZ domain-containing protein, with protein MTTEFDQNRRNSPRNPAHLVVAVQPVNGQREAMGARLDAVSIDLSRGGLCLMSDHPLLSDLAIVDLLAADSDQIIRLLAERIRCRRKGSMFEIAVRFVEKLS; from the coding sequence ATGACTACCGAATTCGATCAAAACCGTCGCAATAGCCCGCGCAATCCGGCGCATCTGGTGGTGGCGGTACAACCAGTCAACGGCCAACGCGAGGCGATGGGCGCTCGGCTTGATGCGGTCTCGATCGATCTCTCGCGCGGTGGTCTGTGCCTCATGAGCGACCATCCGCTTCTCTCTGATCTCGCCATCGTCGACTTGCTCGCCGCCGATTCGGACCAGATCATCCGCCTGCTCGCCGAACGCATTCGCTGTCGGCGCAAGGGATCGATGTTCGAAATCGCAGTCCGGTTTGTTGAGAAGCTGAGTTAG
- the rplW gene encoding 50S ribosomal protein L23: MSTENTPAVLPAYQIILRPLVTEKGMHRSTRYNQYAFEVNSQATKEDVKRAVEDLFNVKVEKVRTQNRLGKSRRHKFKLGATKGWKKALVTLNEEHRIDFY; encoded by the coding sequence ATGAGCACTGAAAATACTCCTGCTGTGTTGCCGGCCTATCAGATCATCTTGCGTCCGCTGGTGACTGAAAAAGGGATGCACCGCTCGACGCGTTACAATCAGTATGCCTTCGAAGTGAACTCGCAAGCCACCAAAGAAGACGTAAAGCGGGCTGTTGAAGATTTGTTCAATGTGAAGGTCGAAAAGGTTCGCACGCAGAACCGGCTCGGCAAGTCTCGTCGGCACAAGTTCAAGCTGGGTGCCACCAAGGGTTGGAAGAAGGCTCTGGTCACGCTCAACGAAGAGCATCGGATCGACTTCTACTAA
- a CDS encoding CARDB domain-containing protein, which produces MPRRAAVWGTSLMLAAICVVAIVRAQDGSWQPAASNSPPPEPAFLPPQAIGDAVPVAMQIDDPPQQHGPAPAAFGFGARRQGNQPGPQPIAEAPANAEPLPFPPVNQLPPAEYAQQPATPPGPVPQQRSVLRRPGQPAPQAAPQPETYPTSAPVVPNESVQQQPVYQQQPSAAPRSVLKRPTGPVIGEAAAPIAPVQEALPPIADVPSGSSRRQYDPATPASPTPRNPARSGFGAASDIMVSSQSPRLRVELAGPQSLMVGKSAKYTLNLVNDGDVAADDVQLRLNIPAWISVESGESTSGDAAAQADAQGSIRMVWNLPKVKAGSQETLRLQLVAAEGKPCELTADWTCRPTSLKAAIAVKQPQIELSLSGPSDMVFGEEKPFTINVSNPGNGDAEHVVVQLVAGGNAPQTVEVGTVPAGKAKDVNVKVVANQQGGMDLKMTATADGNLRAEAAGRIIVKQAILAIHVEGPPLKFAGAEATYAITVSNTGNAAADDLTVSTTLPTGAKYLGGIDGAQFAGGVLKWKAGLLPPETQRTFDIRCQLNAAGAHRVVAQAIGPRTGAVAHEAETTVEAVSNLKLAVNDPTGPAPTGQDVTYEVQLMNRGSLAAKNVKVVMQFSEGLEPSIVEGAEARLVPGQVLFDTLPELAAGEQVVVHVKAKAVKEGSHRFRVEVVSTDNDTRLVSEGTSRFFTDTRGPANSAATRTATKPKLAPQPIQNIQR; this is translated from the coding sequence ATGCCTCGTCGAGCCGCTGTTTGGGGAACGAGCCTGATGCTCGCTGCCATTTGTGTCGTAGCCATCGTGCGTGCACAGGATGGTAGCTGGCAACCTGCTGCTAGCAACTCGCCTCCTCCGGAACCCGCGTTTCTGCCTCCCCAAGCCATTGGCGATGCCGTGCCGGTCGCGATGCAAATCGACGATCCACCGCAACAACACGGCCCCGCGCCAGCCGCCTTCGGCTTCGGTGCTCGCCGCCAAGGGAATCAGCCTGGGCCGCAGCCGATTGCCGAAGCTCCGGCCAACGCCGAGCCGCTGCCGTTTCCGCCGGTAAATCAGCTGCCGCCTGCTGAATATGCTCAGCAACCGGCAACTCCACCTGGCCCAGTTCCGCAGCAGCGCAGCGTGCTTCGTCGTCCTGGTCAACCTGCACCTCAGGCAGCGCCGCAGCCCGAGACCTATCCTACGTCGGCCCCTGTTGTGCCGAACGAATCTGTTCAACAACAGCCTGTTTATCAGCAGCAACCGTCTGCCGCGCCGCGTTCGGTTCTCAAGCGTCCGACGGGACCAGTCATTGGTGAAGCCGCTGCGCCGATCGCGCCCGTTCAAGAAGCTCTGCCGCCGATCGCTGATGTGCCGAGCGGCTCGTCGCGCCGGCAATACGATCCTGCTACTCCTGCCTCGCCAACTCCGCGCAATCCCGCCCGCTCGGGCTTTGGCGCTGCATCCGACATCATGGTCTCGTCGCAATCGCCGCGGCTGCGCGTCGAACTCGCCGGCCCGCAATCGCTGATGGTTGGCAAGAGCGCCAAGTACACGCTCAACCTCGTCAACGATGGCGATGTCGCTGCCGACGACGTTCAACTCCGTCTCAATATTCCGGCCTGGATCAGTGTTGAATCGGGCGAATCGACTTCGGGCGATGCCGCCGCGCAAGCCGACGCTCAAGGCTCGATCCGCATGGTTTGGAATCTGCCGAAAGTGAAGGCCGGCTCGCAAGAAACGCTCCGCCTGCAACTCGTTGCTGCGGAAGGCAAGCCTTGCGAACTGACTGCCGATTGGACCTGCCGTCCCACGTCGCTAAAGGCCGCCATCGCGGTCAAACAGCCGCAAATCGAACTCTCGCTTTCAGGTCCTAGCGACATGGTCTTCGGCGAAGAAAAACCGTTCACCATCAATGTCAGCAACCCCGGCAACGGCGATGCCGAACACGTCGTTGTTCAACTCGTCGCTGGCGGCAATGCTCCGCAGACGGTCGAAGTCGGCACGGTTCCCGCCGGCAAAGCCAAAGACGTCAACGTCAAGGTTGTCGCCAATCAGCAAGGTGGCATGGATCTGAAAATGACCGCTACAGCCGATGGAAATCTCCGCGCCGAAGCCGCTGGTCGCATCATCGTGAAACAAGCGATCCTCGCCATTCACGTCGAAGGCCCGCCGCTCAAGTTTGCTGGCGCCGAAGCCACCTACGCCATTACCGTTTCGAACACCGGCAACGCTGCCGCTGACGATCTCACCGTTTCGACCACGCTGCCAACCGGGGCCAAGTATCTTGGTGGCATCGACGGCGCTCAGTTCGCCGGCGGCGTGTTGAAGTGGAAGGCCGGTCTCCTGCCGCCCGAAACACAACGCACCTTCGATATCCGCTGCCAGCTCAACGCTGCCGGCGCTCATCGTGTCGTCGCCCAAGCCATCGGTCCTCGCACCGGTGCTGTCGCTCACGAAGCCGAAACCACCGTCGAAGCCGTCTCGAATCTGAAGCTCGCCGTCAACGATCCGACTGGCCCAGCTCCGACCGGCCAGGACGTGACTTACGAAGTGCAGCTGATGAATCGTGGCAGCCTCGCCGCCAAGAACGTCAAGGTGGTGATGCAGTTCTCGGAAGGTCTCGAACCCTCGATCGTCGAAGGGGCCGAAGCTCGCCTCGTCCCAGGCCAGGTCTTGTTCGACACGCTGCCGGAACTCGCCGCTGGCGAACAGGTGGTCGTTCACGTCAAGGCCAAGGCCGTCAAGGAAGGCTCACACCGCTTCCGCGTCGAAGTGGTCAGCACCGACAACGACACCCGCCTGGTCAGCGAAGGAACCAGCCGCTTTTTCACCGACACCCGCGGCCCAGCCAACTCGGCTGCGACCCGCACGGCGACGAAGCCCAAGCTGGCCCCGCAACCGATTCAGAATATCCAACGATAA
- the rplB gene encoding 50S ribosomal protein L2: protein MGIKQYKPVTAGRRGASVSDFAELTPGAKPEKSLLRPLKKKGGRNNQGRITARHRGGGHKQQYRVIDFLRNKDGVQAKVNSIQYDPNRNCRIALLYFVDGEKRYILAPEGLEVGQTIENGAEAPPTVGNCLPLTRIPLSTQIHGIELLPGSGAKLCRSAGCNAILMARDGEWAQISLPSGEIRKIPATCRATVGMVGNSEQMNVVIGKAGRNRWKGIRPHVRGTAMNPIDHPHGGGEGRTKGGRHPVSPSGVLAKGGSTRKRRKPSNSAIVRRRKSRRYGQLKLK from the coding sequence ATGGGTATCAAACAATACAAGCCGGTTACAGCAGGACGCCGTGGTGCGAGCGTCAGCGACTTCGCTGAACTCACGCCTGGTGCCAAGCCGGAAAAGTCGTTGCTCCGCCCTCTGAAGAAGAAGGGTGGCCGTAACAACCAAGGTCGCATCACGGCCCGGCACCGCGGTGGCGGTCACAAGCAACAGTATCGCGTTATTGACTTCCTGCGCAACAAAGACGGTGTGCAGGCCAAGGTCAACTCGATTCAGTACGATCCGAATCGGAATTGCCGCATCGCGTTGTTGTATTTCGTCGACGGCGAAAAGCGGTATATCCTCGCTCCTGAGGGTTTGGAAGTCGGCCAGACGATCGAGAATGGTGCCGAAGCGCCCCCGACCGTCGGCAACTGCTTGCCCCTGACTCGCATTCCGCTGAGCACGCAAATTCACGGAATTGAGTTGCTGCCAGGTTCCGGTGCCAAGCTGTGCCGTAGTGCTGGTTGCAATGCGATTCTCATGGCCCGCGATGGTGAGTGGGCTCAGATTTCCCTGCCAAGCGGCGAAATCCGCAAGATTCCCGCCACTTGCCGGGCTACGGTCGGCATGGTGGGTAATTCCGAACAAATGAACGTGGTGATCGGCAAGGCTGGTCGCAACCGCTGGAAGGGGATTCGTCCTCACGTCCGCGGTACTGCGATGAACCCGATCGATCACCCGCACGGTGGTGGTGAAGGTCGTACCAAGGGTGGCCGCCATCCGGTTAGCCCTTCGGGTGTGCTCGCCAAGGGTGGTTCGACCCGCAAGCGTCGCAAGCCGTCGAATTCTGCGATCGTGCGTCGCCGCAAGAGCCGCCGTTACGGTCAATTGAAGTTGAAGTAA
- the rplD gene encoding 50S ribosomal protein L4 produces the protein MASLPVFDRAGKEVGKYDIDPAAIAPNINKQLLHDVVVMYQANKRMGTHKTKSRAEVRGTTKKMYRQKGTGNARAGSKQAPQRTGGGHAFALRNRDYSYRLPKKAIQAATRMAIASKLNSQDVVVLDELSLKEPKTKEVAAILKALKLEGVSTILATAALDPVVLKSARNIAGVTIAPVGELNALSVLIPRKLLVTRAALDVIRDRAAKLKSEKDAAKKEGA, from the coding sequence ATGGCAAGTCTTCCGGTTTTTGATCGTGCGGGTAAGGAGGTCGGCAAGTACGACATCGACCCAGCCGCGATTGCTCCGAACATCAACAAGCAGTTGTTGCATGATGTCGTCGTGATGTACCAAGCGAATAAACGCATGGGTACGCACAAGACGAAGTCGCGGGCTGAAGTGCGCGGCACGACCAAGAAGATGTATCGTCAAAAGGGTACTGGCAACGCTCGTGCTGGCTCGAAGCAAGCTCCGCAGCGTACCGGTGGTGGTCATGCCTTTGCTCTCCGCAATCGTGATTACTCCTATCGCTTGCCGAAGAAGGCGATTCAAGCCGCTACTCGCATGGCGATCGCCAGCAAGTTGAATTCGCAAGACGTGGTGGTTCTCGATGAGTTGTCGCTGAAAGAGCCAAAGACCAAGGAAGTCGCCGCGATTCTGAAGGCCCTCAAGCTGGAAGGTGTGAGCACCATCCTGGCGACGGCTGCTCTGGATCCGGTGGTTCTGAAGAGTGCTCGTAATATCGCCGGTGTGACGATCGCTCCGGTCGGTGAGCTAAACGCACTGTCAGTGTTGATTCCTCGGAAGTTGCTCGTCACTCGGGCGGCCTTGGATGTGATTCGCGATCGTGCTGCCAAGCTGAAGAGCGAAAAAGATGCCGCCAAGAAAGAAGGGGCGTAA
- the rpsS gene encoding 30S ribosomal protein S19, translated as MSRSSKKGPYVDPNVYKKVQAQQQGGSKEPIKTWARACTIVPEFVGLTFMVHNGKAHLKVFVTEEMVGHRLGEFSPTRTFKGHGGKTKKEAK; from the coding sequence ATGAGTCGTTCCAGCAAAAAGGGGCCGTACGTCGACCCCAACGTGTACAAGAAGGTGCAAGCCCAGCAGCAGGGCGGCTCGAAGGAGCCGATCAAGACCTGGGCTCGCGCGTGCACGATTGTGCCTGAGTTTGTCGGATTGACCTTCATGGTTCACAACGGCAAAGCCCACCTCAAGGTCTTCGTCACCGAAGAAATGGTCGGCCATCGCTTGGGCGAGTTCTCGCCAACGCGAACGTTCAAAGGTCACGGCGGCAAAACGAAGAAGGAAGCGAAGTAG
- the ruvB gene encoding Holliday junction branch migration DNA helicase RuvB, giving the protein MPREKIVTPDPDDEPLGSAGESGSQDADRDLRPTRIAEMIGQRDVMARLDIVLDAARKRGEPLGHILFDGPPGLGKTTFATCIPRELNVPLHTSSGPALKAPKDLIPYLTNLEEGACLFIDEIHRIPKAVEEYLYTAMEDFRLDIILGEGVNARTINLRLKQFTLIGATTRAGMLTAPLRDRFHVREHLGFYSVEELTAIVRRSGRKLACDLDDDAAIEIARRSRGTPRVANNRLRWVRDYADSKAGGKVSLDVARAALAMAGIDVLGLDKQDRGYLETIIRVFGGGPVGVEAVAHTMNLATDTLSDEVEPFLLRSELVVRTPRGRIVTTKAYQHLAIKPPEKKQSDEERPLFD; this is encoded by the coding sequence ATGCCGCGCGAGAAGATTGTTACACCAGACCCAGACGATGAGCCGCTTGGTTCGGCAGGCGAATCGGGTTCGCAAGATGCCGACCGCGATTTGCGGCCGACGCGGATCGCCGAAATGATCGGCCAGCGCGATGTGATGGCCCGGCTCGACATCGTGCTCGATGCCGCCCGCAAGCGCGGCGAACCTCTCGGCCATATTCTCTTCGACGGCCCGCCAGGCCTCGGTAAGACGACCTTCGCCACGTGCATTCCTCGTGAGCTCAACGTACCGCTACACACCTCCAGCGGCCCGGCCCTCAAGGCTCCGAAGGATCTGATTCCCTATCTGACGAATCTCGAAGAAGGGGCCTGCCTCTTCATCGACGAGATCCATCGCATTCCCAAAGCGGTCGAAGAATACCTCTACACCGCCATGGAGGACTTTCGCCTCGATATCATCCTCGGCGAAGGGGTGAATGCCCGCACGATCAACTTGCGGCTGAAGCAGTTCACGCTGATCGGCGCCACGACGCGGGCCGGCATGCTCACTGCGCCGCTGCGCGATCGCTTTCATGTGCGCGAGCATCTGGGCTTCTATTCGGTCGAAGAACTGACCGCCATCGTGCGCCGCAGCGGTCGTAAGTTGGCCTGCGATCTTGATGACGATGCTGCGATTGAAATCGCTCGTCGCAGCCGCGGCACGCCGCGCGTGGCAAATAACCGCCTGCGCTGGGTGCGCGATTACGCCGACAGCAAAGCCGGTGGCAAGGTATCGCTCGACGTGGCCCGCGCCGCACTCGCCATGGCCGGCATTGATGTGCTCGGGCTCGATAAACAGGATCGTGGTTATTTGGAAACGATCATCCGCGTTTTCGGCGGCGGCCCCGTCGGTGTCGAAGCCGTCGCGCACACGATGAACTTGGCGACCGACACGCTCTCGGACGAAGTCGAGCCGTTCCTGCTGCGCAGCGAACTCGTGGTTCGCACGCCGCGCGGCCGCATCGTCACGACCAAGGCTTATCAGCACCTCGCCATCAAACCGCCGGAAAAAAAGCAGTCGGATGAAGAGCGGCCGCTGTTTGATTGA
- a CDS encoding universal stress protein, producing MTWFPKQRVVVPIDFSAESFGALDVALQLVELPNQVSIVHVIQDIAPLEAGEVWGVVDPTARIESARKALQERLTAEKYSAVTLEVILGDPAHGIADFAEQNKAQLIVIPSHGLRGLTRLLMGSTAERVVRLAHCPVLVLRQ from the coding sequence ATGACTTGGTTTCCGAAACAACGCGTCGTCGTGCCGATCGATTTTTCGGCGGAGTCGTTTGGAGCGCTCGATGTCGCGCTGCAATTAGTCGAGCTGCCAAACCAAGTGAGCATCGTGCATGTGATTCAGGACATCGCGCCGCTGGAAGCGGGCGAGGTGTGGGGAGTCGTCGATCCGACCGCGCGGATCGAGAGTGCTCGCAAAGCCCTGCAAGAACGGCTCACGGCTGAAAAATATTCTGCCGTCACTCTGGAAGTGATTTTGGGCGACCCAGCCCACGGAATCGCGGATTTTGCCGAGCAGAACAAAGCCCAGCTAATTGTCATTCCCTCGCACGGTCTAAGAGGACTAACTCGACTACTAATGGGATCGACGGCAGAGCGAGTAGTGCGATTGGCGCACTGCCCGGTCTTGGTTTTGCGGCAATAG
- the rplV gene encoding 50S ribosomal protein L22, whose protein sequence is MAYKASHRFIRISARKVRPLATLIRGKFADEALDILKYQPERGARLLEKVLMSALGNAQDPEQNKGKNIRVEQLVVTDARIDGGPMFKRIRPVSRGMAYMIKRRSAHIHVTVEEISEL, encoded by the coding sequence ATGGCATACAAAGCATCGCATCGCTTCATTCGGATCAGCGCCCGTAAGGTGCGGCCGCTGGCCACGCTGATTCGCGGCAAGTTCGCCGACGAAGCGCTCGACATTTTGAAGTATCAACCGGAACGTGGTGCTCGGTTGCTTGAGAAGGTGCTGATGAGCGCCCTCGGCAACGCCCAAGACCCGGAACAAAACAAAGGTAAGAACATCCGCGTGGAACAACTCGTGGTCACCGATGCACGCATCGATGGCGGCCCGATGTTCAAGCGGATTCGTCCGGTGTCGCGCGGCATGGCTTACATGATCAAGCGGCGTTCGGCTCACATTCACGTGACGGT
- the rpsJ gene encoding 30S ribosomal protein S10: MAAAKEVIRIRMEAYDHAILDQSAQEIVDTAKRTHSEVHGPIPLPTRVERYTVLSGPTIDKKARQQYEIRTHKRLIDIVQATAKTIEALNKLSLPAGVDIKIKATTR; encoded by the coding sequence GTGGCTGCAGCGAAAGAAGTCATTCGAATTCGAATGGAAGCGTACGACCACGCGATTCTGGACCAAAGTGCCCAGGAGATCGTCGATACGGCCAAGCGTACCCATAGCGAAGTCCACGGCCCGATTCCGCTGCCGACCCGCGTCGAGCGTTACACGGTCCTTTCGGGTCCGACGATCGACAAGAAGGCTCGCCAGCAATACGAAATCCGAACGCACAAGCGTTTGATCGATATTGTGCAGGCGACTGCCAAGACCATCGAAGCGCTCAATAAGCTCAGCCTGCCGGCTGGCGTTGATATCAAAATCAAGGCAACAACTCGCTAA